The following are encoded together in the Astyanax mexicanus isolate ESR-SI-001 chromosome 8, AstMex3_surface, whole genome shotgun sequence genome:
- the LOC125780385 gene encoding zinc finger protein 239-like, with protein sequence MLSCSKFSPDTSDNWIKFRFTKTRFQKEVRLLNVLENMASREISNTHQTLSTTPHKQMLKRTGKKKTHHCLECGKSFSDHSHLRTHQRIHTGEKPYHCSDCGRSFTRLSGLQDHSRIHNGEKPYHCSDCGKNFRFHSNLQRHQRIHTGEKPYHCSDCGTSFSSWSTLQEHQRIHTGEKPYHCSDCGKSFRSRSNLRTHQVVHTGEKPYYCSDCGKCFNNWNTLNVHQIIHTGKKPYHCSDCGKSFTRPSFVQRHQCINTGNKPYYCSVCGKNFTRHNNLQRHQLIHTGDKSFHCSECGKSFTQKGGLKSHQRIHTGDKPFHCSECGRSFTQKGNLKSHQRVHTGEKP encoded by the coding sequence ATGCTGTCGTGTTCCAAGTTTTCTCCTGATACCAGTGACAACTGGATAAAGTTTAGATTCACAAAAACAAGATTTCAAAAAGAGGTTAGGCTGCTGAATGTACTGGAGAACATGGCATCCAGAGAGATCTCCAATACTCATCAAACACTCTCTACTACACCTCACAAGCAAATGCTGAAACGTACAGGCAAGAAGAAAACTCACCACTGTTTAGAATGTGGGAAGAGCTTTTCTGACCACAGTCATCTCagaacacaccagcgcattcacactggagagaaaccatatcactgttcagactgtggcaGAAGTTTTACTAGACTGAGTGGTCTCCAAGATCATTCCCGTATTCACAatggagagaaaccttatcactgctcagactgtgggaagaattttagaTTTCACAGTAATCttcaacgacaccagcgcattcacactggagagaaaccgtatcactgttcagactgtgggacgAGTTTTAGTAGTTGGAGTACTCTCCaagaacaccagcgcattcacactggagagaaaccgtatcactgttcagactgtgggaagagttttaggaGTCGAAGTAATCTCAGAACACACCAGgtcgttcacactggagagaaaccatattactgttcagactgtggaaagtgTTTTAATAATTGGAATACTCTCAATGTACACCAGATCATTCACACTGGaaagaaaccatatcactgttcagactgtgggaagagttttactagaccTAGTTTTGTCCAGCGACACCAGTGCATTAACACTGGAAATAAACCATATTATTGTTCAgtctgtgggaagaattttactaGACATAATAATCTCCAgcgacaccagctcattcacactggagataaatcgtttcactgctcagaatgtggaaaaAGTTTTACTCAGAAGGGTGGTCTTAAatcacaccagcgcattcacactggagataaaccgtttcactgctcagaatgtggaagAAGTTTCACTCAGAAGGGTAATCTTAAAtcacaccagcgcgttcacacaggagagaaaccataa